The following are from one region of the Indicator indicator isolate 239-I01 chromosome 14, UM_Iind_1.1, whole genome shotgun sequence genome:
- the RERGL gene encoding ras-related and estrogen-regulated growth inhibitor-like protein has product MAEVKLAVLGGSGAGKSALAVRYLTRRFIGEYASNAECIYTKHLCLDGRQIHLEIYDPCSQPQQGKLSLTDKLHWADGFIIVYDISDRASFAFAKALLYRIRESHIGACKKMIESSVFLVGNKQDLCHMREVGWDEGQKLAKDNKCQFWELSAAEHYQEVVAMFTKVLKNITSNFKVKEKRRLSGSKSMAKLINNVFGKRRKSV; this is encoded by the exons ATGGCCGAAGTAAAGCTGGCCGTGCTAGGTGGTAGCGGAGCCGGCAAGTCGG CGCTGGCGGTGCGGTACCTGACCAGGCGGTTCATCGGAGAGTACGCGTCCAACGCCG AATGCATCTACACTAAACACCTGTGCCTTGATGGGAGGCAGATACACTTGGAAATTTACGACCCTTGTTCACAG CCACAGCAGGGGAAGCTCTCCCTCACAGACAAGCTCCACTGGGCTGATGGATTTATTATTGTTTACGACATCAGTGACAGAGCATCATTTGCATTTGCAAAAGCATTGCTGTACAGGATCCGAGAGTCTCACATAGGAGCTTGTAAAAA aatGATTGAGTCATCAGTATTTTTGGTTGGCAATAAACAGGATTTATGCCACATGAGGGAAGTTGGCTGGGATGAGGGACAGAAACTGGCAAAAGATAACAAGTGCCAATTCTGGGAATTGTCTGCAGCAGAACATTATCAAGAAGTTGTGGCAATGTTCACAAAAGTCCTGAAGAATATCACATCGAATTTCAAAGTCAAGGAAAAGAGACGACTAAGTGGATCAAAGTCAATGGCCAAGTTAATCAACAATGTGtttggaaaaagaaggaaatctgtgtaa